A portion of the Sphingobacteriales bacterium genome contains these proteins:
- a CDS encoding peptidylprolyl isomerase yields MAIIGKIRQRSWILVGFIAVALFIFIIEAALERNSLFGGGGKKTSVGKVNGESIQVNDYGKAITNYEEGLKLINPGVQLNDQLRSQIQDEVWNTMAANQLLGKSYSSLGLSLSQGEIADLMWGPQPHPLAQRFLMKVREVKPDIINQETGQLDQGKVREFITNIDQTDKQNKSNYRELLGHIEQLIQDDQVKQKYASLIAQSYYMPSFMAKEVIGSGRTAKVSIVSVPYASLPDDKYKVTDDEITAYLKENKAKYEQEAARVVDVVTFDILPSADDTAQTFAKIKELRDGYLAAMPKDSAFIARNSQQGPNVNYYSKEEVLQTKRDAETLFSLPVGTLTEIQPEGSFYMFTKILDRRVAPDTVRAAHILLPMGNGSDDEKKSANSIADSLIRVIQSGAKNFGQVAVENSKDEGSRSKGGDLGYFTRGQMVKEFNDKVFYGGMAPGQIAKVETPYGLHIILLIDAKAPKVLTKFADFAVELVPSNETEKIAYDNAVSFQQKNQTPEQFDKAAKTQAYFKNSTLTQNMVEVPQVGSARKLVQWAFQQEKPNVIDFFDADNKYVIAKLNKIVSKGLPKAEEVREEISLILRNEKKGKDLVAQLNSAAAGTTDLNTIAAKVKDAVVSDTIQVRLSSGYIQGLGDEPKLVGTALGVPVGKTSKAVAGDRFAFIVQPKQVDAQPAEMSGDISMYKKQMQSMFISRLNFQTIFESILKKADVTDTRYKFY; encoded by the coding sequence ATGGCAATTATTGGAAAAATAAGACAGCGCTCGTGGATTTTAGTTGGATTTATAGCAGTAGCGTTATTCATTTTTATTATCGAAGCGGCATTGGAAAGAAACTCTCTGTTCGGAGGTGGCGGTAAAAAAACATCCGTAGGTAAAGTTAACGGAGAGAGTATACAGGTGAATGATTATGGAAAGGCGATTACCAATTACGAGGAAGGGTTAAAGTTAATTAACCCGGGTGTACAGCTAAACGATCAGCTCCGTTCCCAGATACAGGACGAAGTCTGGAATACAATGGCCGCTAATCAGTTATTGGGAAAATCCTACTCATCTCTTGGGCTGAGTTTATCGCAGGGAGAAATAGCAGATTTGATGTGGGGGCCTCAGCCGCATCCTTTGGCTCAGCGCTTCCTGATGAAAGTGAGAGAGGTGAAACCGGATATCATCAATCAGGAAACCGGTCAGCTCGATCAGGGTAAGGTGAGGGAGTTCATTACCAATATCGATCAGACTGACAAACAAAATAAATCCAACTACAGAGAGCTGCTCGGGCATATCGAACAGCTGATTCAGGACGACCAGGTCAAACAAAAATATGCATCGCTCATCGCACAGTCTTACTACATGCCTTCGTTTATGGCAAAAGAAGTGATTGGTTCCGGGCGTACCGCAAAGGTATCTATTGTGAGCGTACCGTATGCCTCCCTTCCGGATGATAAGTACAAGGTCACCGACGATGAAATTACCGCATACCTGAAAGAAAATAAGGCGAAATACGAACAGGAGGCTGCCCGTGTGGTAGATGTGGTGACGTTCGATATCTTACCGTCAGCAGATGATACGGCGCAGACATTCGCCAAGATCAAGGAATTGCGGGATGGCTACCTGGCAGCTATGCCGAAAGATTCTGCTTTCATAGCAAGAAATTCTCAGCAGGGACCAAATGTGAATTATTATTCCAAAGAGGAAGTGCTGCAAACCAAACGCGATGCAGAAACCTTGTTCTCCTTGCCGGTAGGCACGCTTACAGAAATTCAGCCGGAAGGGTCATTCTATATGTTCACGAAAATCCTCGACCGCAGAGTGGCGCCGGATACGGTTCGCGCCGCACACATCTTATTGCCGATGGGCAATGGCAGCGATGACGAGAAAAAATCTGCGAATTCGATTGCAGACAGCTTAATCCGGGTGATTCAGTCCGGTGCGAAAAATTTCGGGCAGGTAGCGGTAGAAAATTCCAAAGATGAAGGTTCCAGAAGCAAAGGCGGTGACCTGGGCTATTTCACCCGCGGACAGATGGTGAAAGAATTCAACGATAAAGTGTTTTATGGCGGCATGGCACCCGGACAGATAGCAAAGGTGGAAACACCGTACGGTTTGCATATCATCCTGCTGATAGATGCCAAAGCCCCGAAAGTGCTTACCAAATTTGCTGATTTCGCGGTAGAATTGGTACCCAGCAATGAAACGGAAAAGATAGCATATGACAATGCCGTTTCGTTCCAGCAAAAGAACCAGACACCCGAGCAGTTTGACAAAGCCGCTAAGACACAAGCCTATTTCAAAAATAGTACGCTGACCCAAAATATGGTGGAAGTGCCGCAGGTAGGCTCCGCCCGCAAGCTGGTACAATGGGCTTTCCAGCAGGAAAAACCGAATGTGATCGATTTCTTTGACGCCGATAACAAATATGTCATTGCGAAGCTGAACAAGATCGTTTCAAAAGGATTGCCGAAAGCGGAGGAGGTAAGGGAAGAAATTTCACTGATACTGCGCAATGAGAAAAAAGGCAAGGACCTGGTGGCGCAGCTGAACAGTGCGGCAGCCGGAACAACGGACTTAAACACTATTGCGGCTAAAGTGAAAGATGCGGTGGTTTCAGATACGATTCAGGTTCGTTTATCATCGGGATATATACAGGGCCTGGGTGATGAACCGAAACTGGTGGGTACAGCGTTGGGTGTGCCGGTGGGCAAAACCTCCAAAGCGGTGGCCGGCGACAGGTTTGCCTTCATCGTTCAGCCTAAACAGGTGGATGCGCAGCCGGCGGAAATGTCCGGCGACATCAGCATGTATAAAAAGCAGATGCAAAGCATGTTCATCAGCCGGCTGAATTTCCAGACCATCTTTGAGTCCATCCTGAAGAAAGCCGATGTAACGGATACGAGATACAAGTTTTATTAA
- a CDS encoding alpha/beta hydrolase, whose amino-acid sequence MKKSKIKNHTVFAIILLGFMAVCSCNKLEDNVLSESSGSKSISARKGSGGNELDSLYYYANLLSPTRDISNFKNIGGVLPDFSTMSITPQAGGGGGSGDCYTPTPCNGITFPLQPGWACDVYPPKDTFNNVISCYGHYGSDPRQMYYTYYPTNKNANSPIVVLVHGGGWVLGPNQDNIQGCTFGFTLNKPDNLVKNLLDNGYVVVSVLYRLVKYGNNNSEITPNTTTWQEQINDIDAAILHIKNNFPTCLDINANSIQILGESAGGHLALMWAYTKSNVSYVKSAISMYAPTNLQQYGTYLQSKTSGIYNCGAIYYYVQVPPANASCSNALPFSPFYFPVDFSDIYKVINSFTLTCIPNYSVCYWYDGASGNTPLSNWRIIDTYNAVQSSTAQVIATPNTNSTLATYSPSNALNSSRIIPTFIMHGNANSDHLVPYSQSTTGMDTKFTSVGGLIATLTTTNASVSYNYSTNPSKHLIKLFPGADHGWANLTASDLVTVRGNVITWLNGHK is encoded by the coding sequence ATGAAAAAATCAAAAATCAAAAATCATACAGTATTTGCTATTATATTGTTGGGTTTCATGGCGGTATGTTCTTGTAATAAACTGGAAGACAATGTCCTGTCAGAATCTTCCGGTAGTAAATCTATAAGCGCAAGGAAGGGCAGTGGTGGTAATGAATTGGATTCGCTATATTATTACGCCAATCTGCTTTCCCCGACAAGGGATATATCTAATTTTAAAAACATAGGCGGTGTCTTGCCAGACTTCTCTACAATGTCAATTACACCACAAGCTGGCGGTGGTGGCGGTTCCGGTGATTGTTATACCCCTACACCATGTAATGGGATTACATTTCCATTGCAACCAGGTTGGGCATGTGATGTATATCCACCCAAAGATACTTTCAATAATGTTATTTCCTGTTACGGACACTATGGATCTGACCCTCGGCAAATGTATTATACTTACTATCCTACAAATAAAAATGCAAACTCACCAATTGTTGTACTTGTTCATGGTGGCGGGTGGGTGCTTGGACCAAATCAAGATAATATTCAAGGTTGTACATTTGGATTCACATTGAACAAACCTGATAATTTAGTAAAAAACTTATTAGATAATGGGTATGTCGTTGTTTCAGTATTATATCGGTTGGTAAAATATGGGAACAATAATTCAGAAATAACTCCAAACACAACAACTTGGCAGGAGCAAATTAATGATATTGATGCTGCAATCTTGCATATTAAAAATAATTTCCCTACTTGCTTGGATATTAATGCAAATAGTATTCAAATATTAGGAGAAAGTGCAGGTGGTCATTTAGCTTTAATGTGGGCATATACAAAGTCAAATGTAAGTTATGTAAAATCAGCAATTAGCATGTATGCGCCAACCAATTTACAACAATATGGTACTTATTTACAAAGTAAAACCAGTGGTATTTATAATTGTGGTGCAATTTATTATTATGTTCAAGTGCCACCAGCGAACGCATCATGTTCAAATGCATTACCATTTTCCCCTTTTTATTTTCCAGTTGATTTTAGTGATATTTATAAAGTTATAAATTCCTTTACTTTAACATGCATACCAAATTATTCTGTTTGTTATTGGTATGATGGTGCTTCTGGAAATACACCATTATCTAACTGGAGGATAATTGATACTTACAATGCAGTACAAAGTTCAACAGCCCAGGTAATTGCTACACCCAATACCAATAGCACATTAGCAACATATAGCCCAAGTAATGCATTAAATTCAAGTAGAATAATTCCGACTTTTATAATGCATGGAAATGCAAATAGTGACCATTTGGTTCCATATAGTCAATCAACAACTGGTATGGATACGAAATTTACGTCAGTCGGTGGTCTAATAGCAACACTAACAACAACAAATGCGTCTGTATCTTATAACTATAGTACTAATCCTTCTAAACATTTAATAAAATTATTTCCAGGTGCAGATCATGGCTGGGCAAACTTAACAGCTTCAGATTTAGTCACGGTAAGAGGCAATGTTATTACATGGTTAAACGGTCATAAATAA
- a CDS encoding alpha/beta hydrolase, with amino-acid sequence MKKSKIKNHTVLAIILLGFMAVSSCNKLEDRVLLESPNNKAISARKANGGDETDLMNYYANLFSPTRDIVKMRDAGIELPHTETGIQAMTYPGGGGGTCNGISIFGTYCGPGCTPIPYILDPYGNKINAMAQYGADERNIYYVYYPSNKNPNSPVTVLIHGGAWFQGPDPGVVNGWATKFAPVNDTQNLVKNLLDSGFVVVSVLYRLAKYDTQAVGNDVSIQDQINDIDAAIWHIKSNFITCLALRANSIQVLGESAGGHLALMWAYTGTHSTTTYIKSVISMYAPTNLQQFGRFLKDERPTSPSFSCGGNYRLGNPYWNPPPPSDLPFHFFFDIDDYSKISASVLPFDCTISTQTTYNPLPFIYPYYYAITITPTTNYRILDLYKMLESGVKQPVPIPYSSSLLSAISPKDAANATRNIPTFIMHGKVDWLVPYNKCADGMKNKLNNLGGIDSLPNTSSTLPTTYPTAYKHYMKMYDNANHTMDGGDLLQVRKDIVKWFYGHK; translated from the coding sequence ATGAAAAAATCAAAAATCAAAAATCATACAGTATTAGCTATTATATTGTTGGGTTTCATGGCGGTAAGTTCTTGTAATAAACTGGAAGACAGAGTCCTTTTAGAATCTCCAAACAATAAAGCAATTAGTGCAAGAAAAGCCAACGGTGGAGATGAAACTGACTTAATGAACTATTATGCAAATTTATTTTCCCCGACAAGAGATATTGTGAAAATGAGAGACGCCGGTATTGAATTACCTCATACCGAAACAGGCATACAAGCTATGACGTATCCTGGTGGCGGTGGAGGAACCTGTAACGGAATATCAATTTTTGGAACATACTGTGGCCCGGGGTGTACACCAATTCCATATATACTTGACCCTTATGGAAATAAAATAAATGCAATGGCTCAATATGGAGCAGACGAAAGAAATATATATTATGTATATTACCCGTCAAATAAAAACCCAAATTCACCCGTTACTGTATTAATTCATGGAGGTGCATGGTTTCAGGGGCCTGATCCCGGTGTCGTGAATGGTTGGGCAACAAAGTTTGCCCCTGTAAATGATACTCAAAACCTTGTAAAGAATTTACTCGATAGTGGATTTGTTGTAGTTTCGGTACTTTACCGTTTGGCAAAATATGATACACAGGCTGTTGGAAATGATGTATCTATTCAAGATCAGATTAATGATATTGATGCTGCAATATGGCATATAAAAAGTAATTTCATAACGTGTTTGGCGTTAAGAGCGAATAGTATTCAGGTTTTAGGTGAAAGTGCGGGTGGGCATTTGGCATTGATGTGGGCATATACCGGTACGCATTCGACAACAACATATATCAAGTCGGTAATTTCTATGTACGCACCTACCAACCTACAGCAGTTTGGTAGGTTTTTAAAAGATGAAAGGCCAACCTCGCCATCTTTTAGTTGCGGTGGGAATTACAGACTAGGTAATCCATATTGGAATCCACCACCACCGTCTGATTTGCCATTTCATTTTTTCTTTGATATAGATGATTATTCAAAAATATCGGCATCGGTGCTTCCATTTGATTGTACAATATCAACACAAACGACATATAACCCACTGCCCTTTATCTACCCATATTATTATGCTATTACTATAACACCCACAACAAATTATAGAATACTCGATTTATATAAAATGTTAGAGAGTGGCGTAAAACAGCCTGTACCTATTCCATATTCCAGCAGTTTATTATCTGCTATTAGCCCTAAAGATGCTGCAAATGCTACTAGAAATATACCTACATTCATTATGCACGGCAAAGTGGATTGGTTAGTACCTTATAATAAATGTGCAGATGGAATGAAAAATAAGTTAAACAACCTAGGTGGTATTGACAGTTTACCAAACACCTCCAGCACATTGCCAACAACCTATCCAACGGCATACAAACATTATATGAAAATGTATGATAATGCCAACCATACTATGGATGGAGGAGATTTATTGCAAGTACGGAAAGATATCGTAAAATGGTTTTACGGACATAAATAA
- a CDS encoding peptidoglycan DD-metalloendopeptidase family protein, whose translation MKNKPDIPASLLEFKNRIVLLLVLVAITSGALAQTSKATLEAKKKKLLEEIQFTQQLLTKTKASKDATLADLTALSKQIELRQKLIREVQREIDGYTVKINQNVDSLKHKEQQLQKLKKEYGEAIVRIYKNQRFADKLLFVVNANSFSEALRRVNYLRRYATFRNQQATQIIDKKSEISGQIAVIDQKKKVKEELLTDQVQEKQQLNKSVTQKNTVVQTLKKKEKELQKNIAKKQSETAKLDAQIEAIIKKEIEAARLAEEKRQKEASSKLAAAEAAKKKAAEEAIKKAKSEGKPVTKEMEEAATKKETPVVVTSTPEYTQLTSNFYGNKGKLPWPVEKGFISKGFGRYNHPELNNVSFENNGIDIRTDANISVRCLFEGKVVGTLNNPTFKNAVIISHGEYFTVYSRLESVNVAKGQKIATKQVIGKAYTDEDNITEVHLEVWKGAAKLNPADWIYRK comes from the coding sequence TTGAAAAATAAACCGGACATACCTGCTTCTTTATTGGAGTTTAAGAATAGAATCGTTCTGTTATTGGTGCTTGTTGCGATCACTTCAGGGGCGCTGGCGCAGACGAGCAAGGCGACATTGGAGGCGAAAAAGAAGAAGCTGCTCGAAGAGATACAGTTCACCCAGCAGTTGCTGACCAAAACGAAAGCATCCAAAGATGCTACGCTGGCGGATCTGACAGCACTGTCCAAACAGATTGAATTAAGACAAAAACTTATCAGGGAAGTGCAGCGTGAGATCGACGGATATACCGTAAAAATCAACCAGAATGTGGACTCCCTGAAACATAAGGAACAGCAGCTGCAAAAACTGAAGAAAGAATATGGTGAAGCCATTGTACGGATTTATAAGAACCAGCGCTTTGCCGATAAATTGCTGTTTGTCGTAAATGCCAATTCCTTTTCGGAAGCTTTACGGCGCGTGAATTATCTGCGCCGGTATGCCACTTTCAGGAATCAGCAGGCTACGCAGATCATAGATAAGAAATCAGAAATAAGCGGTCAGATTGCCGTCATTGACCAGAAAAAGAAGGTGAAGGAAGAATTGCTGACAGACCAGGTTCAGGAAAAACAACAACTGAATAAATCCGTCACACAGAAAAATACGGTCGTACAGACACTGAAAAAGAAAGAAAAGGAATTGCAGAAGAATATTGCCAAAAAACAATCAGAAACGGCAAAACTGGATGCACAGATTGAAGCCATCATCAAAAAAGAAATTGAAGCGGCGAGATTAGCCGAAGAAAAACGGCAGAAAGAAGCATCGTCTAAACTGGCAGCGGCGGAAGCTGCCAAAAAGAAAGCGGCGGAAGAGGCTATTAAGAAAGCAAAATCGGAAGGCAAGCCGGTTACCAAAGAAATGGAGGAAGCTGCCACCAAGAAAGAAACGCCGGTAGTGGTTACATCGACTCCGGAATATACGCAGCTCACTTCTAATTTTTACGGCAATAAGGGAAAGCTGCCCTGGCCGGTGGAGAAAGGGTTTATCAGCAAAGGGTTCGGCAGATATAACCATCCTGAACTGAATAATGTATCCTTTGAAAACAATGGTATTGATATCCGGACAGATGCCAATATAAGTGTCCGCTGTCTTTTTGAAGGTAAAGTGGTGGGTACATTGAATAACCCAACGTTTAAGAACGCCGTTATCATCAGCCACGGCGAGTATTTCACCGTGTATTCCAGGCTGGAATCGGTCAATGTAGCGAAAGGGCAAAAGATTGCCACCAAGCAGGTCATTGGTAAGGCATACACCGATGAAGATAACATCACAGAAGTGCACCTGGAAGTATGGAAAGGGGCAGCCAAACTCAACCCCGCAGACTGGATTTACAGAAAATAA
- a CDS encoding DUF4292 domain-containing protein encodes MNKNTIPSYSPRPLIKVVVMILVITGCSQTKRTATTPLKPLPPATQKPAVTPIDANVMALLKELKSNELPFQELSARMKTKVSSPTLNQSFTTNIRWKKGEKIWLSMSIIGIEGARVLITKDSIKIMDKINSRYILKPLSYLKEKAYVDLSFADIENILLGQLVFTDTTKAKYANNATNTTISADGQRFLTSVVFDKKTNQLLSFFVSDKLFSRTIESAYDNYQEQAGKPFSMDRTLVMRSGMETFEMVAKFQSIEVRQNLEFPFTIYPNYTIEK; translated from the coding sequence ATGAACAAAAATACTATTCCCTCCTACTCGCCCCGTCCCCTCATCAAGGTTGTTGTGATGATACTGGTCATTACGGGATGCAGTCAAACGAAAAGAACCGCGACCACGCCCTTAAAGCCGCTTCCTCCTGCCACCCAGAAACCGGCCGTTACGCCCATCGATGCGAATGTGATGGCCCTGCTCAAGGAATTAAAATCAAACGAGCTTCCATTTCAGGAACTATCGGCCAGAATGAAGACGAAAGTGTCTTCACCCACACTGAACCAAAGTTTCACAACTAACATTCGTTGGAAAAAAGGCGAGAAAATATGGCTCTCGATGTCTATTATTGGGATTGAAGGAGCACGCGTTTTGATTACGAAGGACAGTATAAAGATCATGGATAAGATAAACAGCAGGTATATTCTGAAACCACTCTCTTACTTGAAGGAGAAGGCGTATGTTGATTTGTCATTTGCCGATATTGAAAATATATTGCTCGGTCAGCTGGTCTTTACAGATACTACAAAAGCGAAATACGCCAATAATGCCACCAATACGACCATCTCCGCGGATGGGCAACGCTTCCTGACTTCTGTTGTTTTTGATAAGAAAACCAATCAGCTGTTGTCTTTCTTTGTATCGGATAAATTGTTTTCCCGAACCATAGAATCTGCCTATGACAACTATCAGGAACAAGCGGGCAAGCCTTTTTCCATGGACAGGACGCTGGTCATGAGAAGCGGAATGGAAACCTTTGAAATGGTGGCAAAATTCCAGAGTATCGAAGTCCGCCAAAATTTAGAATTCCCTTTTACCATCTACCCCAATTACACCATTGAAAAATAA
- a CDS encoding HlyC/CorC family transporter, producing MGITIFLILLTLVFSAIFSGIEIAFLSANKLKIELSYQRGTLSGKILNDYTKNPSKFIITTLLGNNIALISFGILTASILEPFLEDYITSSFLILVIQTVITTSVVLILGEFIPKVLFKVFADIILPVMAVPFRIIHWVLTPGVLLITGISSLLFKLAGVKVSGHDIEFSSVDLEKFIKDHSQTEGEEDEEVDTELFENALYLKKLRVRDCMVPRREITAIDITDSVDELKQLIIKTYHSRILVFRDSVDKIEGYIHHFDLHKKPKTIADMLMPIKVVPETMHIQKLLNEFIKENKSIAWVVNEYGGTAGVITLEDILEEIFGEIEDEYDKDELVGNQLSKNEFILSGRLEIDRINEEYDLDIPEGDYDTLSGFILNHHETIPENNEVIEIGKYQFKIMDVSDTKIETVKLIIIENNGNQ from the coding sequence ATGGGCATCACCATTTTCTTGATTCTGCTTACGCTCGTTTTTTCCGCCATTTTTTCAGGAATTGAAATCGCCTTCCTTTCTGCCAATAAATTAAAGATAGAGCTGAGTTATCAGCGGGGTACGCTTTCCGGCAAAATTCTGAATGACTACACAAAGAATCCTTCTAAATTTATTATCACCACACTTCTGGGGAACAACATTGCGCTGATTTCCTTTGGTATCCTTACGGCTTCCATACTGGAACCGTTCCTGGAAGATTATATCACATCTTCCTTTCTTATATTGGTTATACAAACGGTTATTACTACTTCTGTCGTGCTGATTTTGGGAGAATTTATTCCGAAAGTACTGTTCAAGGTGTTTGCAGATATCATTCTGCCTGTTATGGCCGTTCCGTTCAGAATTATACATTGGGTACTGACACCGGGTGTATTGCTGATTACCGGAATCTCGTCTTTGCTGTTTAAACTTGCAGGGGTAAAGGTTTCCGGGCACGATATTGAATTCTCATCGGTGGATTTAGAGAAATTTATCAAAGACCACAGTCAGACAGAAGGAGAAGAAGACGAGGAGGTTGACACGGAACTCTTTGAAAATGCACTCTATTTAAAGAAACTGAGAGTGCGTGACTGCATGGTGCCCCGCAGGGAGATAACAGCCATTGATATTACGGATTCGGTAGATGAACTTAAACAATTGATAATTAAAACCTATCATTCCCGTATTTTGGTCTTCAGGGATTCTGTAGACAAGATTGAAGGATATATCCATCATTTTGACCTGCATAAGAAACCCAAGACGATTGCTGATATGCTGATGCCGATAAAAGTGGTACCGGAAACGATGCATATCCAGAAGTTATTGAATGAATTTATCAAGGAAAATAAAAGCATTGCCTGGGTGGTCAATGAATACGGCGGAACGGCAGGAGTGATCACACTGGAAGATATCCTGGAAGAGATTTTCGGAGAGATAGAAGATGAATACGACAAGGATGAGTTGGTCGGGAATCAGTTGTCTAAGAATGAGTTTATCCTCTCCGGCAGACTGGAAATTGACCGCATCAACGAAGAGTATGATCTGGACATACCGGAAGGGGATTATGACACGCTTTCCGGATTCATCTTAAATCACCATGAAACCATACCGGAGAATAACGAGGTGATAGAAATTGGCAAATACCAGTTCAAAATCATGGACGTTTCGGATACTAAAATAGAAACCGTAAAGCTGATTATCATTGAAAACAATGGTAATCAATAG
- a CDS encoding IS3 family transposase (programmed frameshift) — MKKTRFTETQIVSILKQQEGGRTTKEICREHGISDATFYNWKSKYGGMETSDVRRLKDLEEENSRLKKMYAELSLDHSILKDGYLKKRLGLCKQRELTASIVKDYEVPVSRACKMTSLPRSQYYYRSKKDDTDVITELQDLAFKHPSYGFRKLFAYLRRAGKSWNHKRVYRVYKLLKLNRKRKGKRRLPARVKQPLVQQSHINQSWSMDFMSDSMVGNRKFRTFNVMDDGSREVLAIEIDTSLSAKRVIRTLQQIIGYRGKPRMIRTDNGPEFTSKDFELWCTDNEIKLQFIQPGRPMQNGYIERFNRLYREAVLDAYLFFELNEVRILTAEWIEEYNNRRPHESLQNQTPNEWKINLLNQTNTLNLTVR, encoded by the exons ATGAAAAAGACACGCTTTACGGAAACGCAGATAGTTTCCATTTTAAAACAACAGGAAGGTGGCAGAACCACCAAAGAGATCTGTCGGGAGCATGGCATCTCGGATGCTACCTTTTACAACTGGAAGAGCAAATACGGAGGTATGGAAACCTCTGATGTAAGGAGACTCAAAGATTTGGAAGAGGAAAATTCCCGTCTGAAGAAGATGTACGCAGAATTAAGCCTGGATCACTCCATACTAAAGGATG GTTATCTCAAAAAAAGGCTGGGGCTCTGCAAACAAAGGGAACTGACAGCATCCATAGTAAAGGATTATGAAGTTCCGGTGAGCAGGGCCTGTAAAATGACCTCATTACCTCGTTCTCAGTATTATTACCGGAGTAAGAAGGATGACACAGACGTGATTACAGAGCTGCAGGATTTAGCCTTTAAGCATCCATCCTATGGATTCAGGAAGTTATTTGCGTATCTGCGCAGAGCGGGCAAAAGCTGGAATCACAAACGGGTATATCGGGTTTATAAGCTATTAAAATTAAACAGAAAACGAAAAGGCAAAAGGAGGTTGCCGGCGAGAGTAAAACAACCATTGGTACAGCAGAGTCATATCAATCAGAGCTGGAGCATGGATTTCATGAGTGACAGTATGGTGGGGAACCGAAAGTTCAGGACATTTAATGTGATGGATGATGGATCGAGAGAAGTACTGGCTATAGAGATAGACACCTCCCTTTCTGCTAAAAGAGTCATCAGGACATTGCAACAGATTATTGGGTACAGAGGAAAGCCACGCATGATAAGAACAGACAACGGTCCGGAATTTACCTCCAAAGACTTTGAACTATGGTGTACAGACAATGAAATAAAACTTCAGTTCATACAGCCAGGAAGACCAATGCAGAATGGCTATATAGAACGATTTAACCGATTATACAGGGAAGCAGTATTGGATGCCTACCTGTTTTTTGAACTGAACGAAGTAAGAATACTCACAGCAGAATGGATAGAAGAATACAATAACAGACGACCTCACGAATCTTTACAGAATCAAACACCCAATGAATGGAAAATTAATTTATTAAATCAAACAAATACTCTAAATTTGACTGTCCGATAA